A region of the Parasteatoda tepidariorum isolate YZ-2023 chromosome 7, CAS_Ptep_4.0, whole genome shotgun sequence genome:
cCAGACTGATGCAAAAATCTGTATtttctgcaattaaaaatttaaataaaacaacaaaaataatgaataatcattaaaaattgtatttcacgTAGAGTTTTCCTTGAACAAccgtattttataattgtgtagaaaactttttcaacagcgaaatactcaaaaagtaaaattaacagtaacgagttcaaaattttgactgGTTGTCCTgcctaaatttttatgattttacttttcagattCATATTTGAGGGTTAAATATCatttgctctaattaattaacgGGGGGATCCTAAAGGcgacttttgaaatttcttcaagCGACATTCTGAAATCTCGCTAACCTAGGTTTCTGGAAGATATTTCGGGGAGATATATTACAACCTTAtttcaagttctttttttcattttattaataatattttaatacatttattattatttaaattatttgttaatactaaaaaataatgttgatcCAAGAAATAATATCGAACTTAGCGAGATTTAAAAAAGTCGCCAAAAGGTGGGCTACTCTAGGATTTTACCTTAATTAACATACTTAAAGTTATGCCTACGAAAAACTAGTATCTATTTCGTGAAGTTACGTTGAGTTGAATTCTAATACGAAACATTAGATCAtgagattaaaagttattcaggttgtcTACCTTTCTTGAGTGCTGAGAGCTTTATAAAGCCATCAAGAGTAAACCAAAGGAATTAAGTCAAATCGTAGGAACACTTGTTAATAGCTAAAAATGACAATTATAATagcaaatcaaataatttaattaaaacactaTGCTATGCAtaattagcaatattttaacaaaaaatatgtttactgtATGTATGTTTCTTGGGTCCAATGACTtgataaaattggaaatttataGCGTGTATTTAACAGCATTTGAATAACATATTATCAAACGTGGTCATGCCAAAGTcatccaaaaatataaataccgtATTCCTGTTTCCGATTTTTGTACCAACTTTGACGTCACATTTTCTCAGTTTATTTCCGATACTATGAATCGTGAAAGTGCTTTTCTTTCTTCCCTTGTCCACGCattcacaattaaaatttgcttatgcAAAACTTTAGTGATTTTGACTGCTCATattgaatatctttttaaaagtaccaaaatacaaaaatagaacctaaaagcataaaaaaaattacggaacatataatttaaagctactttgcaaaatttcactaaaatatgaGACAgtattttttctcacaaaagtttttgtttagtgttaattttgtttcaaagtttttaGCTTTCGACCTTACCTAAACTAATACCGAAAGGCNTAACCTCGCTAATAAAAGGTTTCTTCCTTGGCCTCCTACCCCGAAGACCACTCATATGGAGAACATTTCTAATAGTTTGTGGCGTCACTGACTTGCCAGAAGTTGACGCAAAGTCGTTGGCTAAATTTCGAGCACTTTGAGTTGGATTTCTTAGGGCCATTTTAACAACATGCCTCCTTTCCCTGTCATTTACTTTGACTGGGCCACCAGATCGGGGTTTATTTTTCGTGGATCCTGTTTCttccacttttttaataatggaaCGAACTGTTGAAAAgctcaattttaacttttttccaaTATCCCGATAACTTTTTCCTAATTCACGGAGACTTATTATCTTTTCTCGAGTGGAGCCTGGAATTTCACACTTCTTCGGACTCATACTTAATGaatagagaaattcaaaataacactGAACGTAACTTAATACTCTAGTCTTAGTACAAGTTATAAATTGGTTTCAGTAAGTGAATATAAGGTTTTATTCTTCTTATCTGTAGTGGTAGTAATGCAATTCGAGTgtgccaatattttttttgtaaaataaaatgcgttttttctatggaaatattttattaacaatgacgggaattttatattttgtgatttagttttcatttgaaaattgagTGTAATATAGTTTAATTGGTAAAGTTAGAACTTTTCGTTgcgtaaatatttgaaactatattgatgtgccaatactttttttaccgACTGTATGTTTCTTGGGTCCAATGACttgataaaattagaaatttatagcGTGTATTTAACAGCATTTGAATAACATATGATCAATCGTGGTCATGCCAAAGTCATCCACAAATACAAATACCGTATTCATGTTTCGATTTTTGTACCAACTTTGAAGTCACATTTTCTCAGTTTATTTCCGATACTATGAATCGTGAAAGTGCTTTTCTTTCTTCCCTTGTCCACGCattcacaattaaaatttgcttatgcAAAACTTTAGTGATTTTGACTGCTCATattgaatatctttttaaaagtaccaaaatacaaaaatagaacctaaaagcataaaaaaaattacggaacatataatttaaagctactttgcaaaatttcactaaaatatgaGACAgtattttttctcacaaaagtttttgtttagtgttaattttgtttcaaagtttttaGCTTTCGACCTTACCTAAACTAATACCGAAAGGCTTTTAGAGCGTCCTTATTTGGAATTCCATTGTTTAGCAACCATAATAAGTTAACAgctcacaaattaaaaaaaaaagattgtcaAGTACTAAGTTGCAAACTTAATGATTCACGTTAACTGCCTTGTATACcaataatttttgtgtaaacGGTGTCTTAAGTTACACAAAAACGTatgatatataaattaacatGCATTTTTCCGCTACACTTGTATTTTTGACCCTGGTATAAATATCGTAATATGGGCAATCagcaatctaaaatataaaataccaattgTTAGGCAGAAGAGCCGTTGAAAATTTAGagcattaatgttaatttcactctTTGAGTATTTCACTCAGTCCCTGGAGCcattgaaaaaatcaaaaaatttttgtacaaaatcaCAAAACTCGTTCatgaaaagataatttcacACATAAAAATCGTTTGCAAATACTTACAgttcatataaattattcttataatctATATAACTAAAGAAGAAAGTTTAAATGCGTGCATGACTGCATATGTACCTTGTGCAAATCTAAATTCTGAACCAATCAGCATTAAATTTGGTGtatatgttacggtgaaacaatgaaatctggagaatgttgacattcaccggtgaatgtcaacattcacgtagtcgcttggtgtatgcccgaaatatttgctaaatacccttatttctgactctcaccggtgaatgtcaacaatcacatagtcgctttggtgaatgtccgaaatatttgttatatccaattttatattaatttattcgttaatattattatatttatttgatatatttatatttattctatattttaatacttactgacgatagattagaagaaacatcagtgtttggagtatggggcaaatatataccggacAATGGCACTTGTCCATAAAAAACATCTATGTAGGGTATAccaggcaaatgtataccgggcagtggcacttaacgttaaaaaaacatcagtgtagggtatactggGCAAATGTacaccgggcagtggcacttgacctaaaaaaacatcagtgtagggtataccgagcaaatgtatacctggcagtggcacttaaccttaaaaaaacatcagtgtagggttaaaatatcgaataaatgtaattataaccacgaataaattcatatcaaatcgaatgtaataaatatttcggacattgaccaaagcatatctgtgattgtcgacatacaccggtgagggtccgaaGGTACAAgcatgtaatgaaatattcgatctttcaccgacgtatttggtgtttgtcgacattcaccggtgaaagtcaacaaccaccgatttcggtctttcgcCGTGACATATATACGTTCAAAGACAAGATGGACCTTATTGTCCACTTTTTATCGCTACATCcaaaagaaagcatttttcatagaattttatgtatattttttagtatgGGTCATTTGCTGATTGAGCTCTAATCAATCGAAAACTAGTTTTAATGCACGTTCTTACGAGCTATTTATCTCAGATAATCGCAAGTAAAATCGTCAATAATTATTTCGAAACTTATAGGAATAAcgtcacaaaatttttatttcaaaaggtaTATGAAACCACgcaatttatatattgattttttcatagcgtgtttttataaacttaattagtGAAAACTTTACaagaacaaatgaaattttacctattaagttctaaaaaaataatggctAATTCTGAATAACACATTCAAGTTATtagttaatcttttttttagtcTACATTAATCTACATTTAAGTTATTAGTTAATCCTTATTTAGAACTTCTTACTCAGATTATAgaaaatctaataatataaaGCTGCACtgcatgcaataaaaaattgaaaaataaatattatatattgtgtTACATGaatgtttacaataattataattaagtacttatttatttcgaaggagaatcattaaaaaattttcactcatcggtgttaaaaaatttctatcgcaatgttttgtttcgtatttttacagaaagtaacaaatgaaaaataaatttatttttaatctaaaatatttgttttggttttaaaaaaatgaaattaaatataaaaaactatcCGGGTTAGACTAGGACATCCTCAAAATGTCaatataaacatgaaaaaaatatctctagcattcttttttcttgtttttggtAGACTAATCCTGGTAGTTCCGAAGATAAATGTGGTCCTACATATCTATGTTATCACTTGTCAGAGAGATCTAATCCCAATTTCTATGGGTGTCAGTACTAAGTTGTTTGAcgtctttctttttcttctatttctaCCTGTATTTTCTTCCTCAAGCACTCCTTTTATTTGTtcgattttctatttttttcccccCACAGTTAGGACTTGGGACCTTAGTGCATCAAAGCAACTTCGATGTCATATCAGTGGTTTGTTTCTTATTATGCCACTAACAAGGTGTTTTTCGccaaaacaatagttttaagaaattgtcTGTTATTTGCTGTCACATGTATTTTCTTGAGcgaataaaaactaatatttctcaaatatttcagaaaaaacaaAAGGTGCAGACGAAACTTTTAATACTAATGatgttaaaatcaaattgtttgATGCGACTTTCTCAAAACTTGAAGACTCGATGCCAAAAGAggctataaatttaaaaaaaaaatcatagatattttcacgcatttctatttttaaatttttatttcttgagaacaatttgacaaatttcattcataatttttattttttgagaacaattcgacaaatttaatttaaaattgtaattcatcatttgaaaaaatagtcgtaaattaagtttaaaattatgtataaaattgcATATCTTATCCAAAcgtttttcaactattattaaataaaataataaaaactaataactaaatatggaatttttttgcTCGGAGTTATTAAGgaataatgagtaaaaaaataatacacgaacgctgataaatgaattttacaattataagtaaaataagtttctgtttgcttaaaaaatctcGTGATATAGCAAGAtacttataaagtaaaattaatattaagagatGTAAACTTCCAACCGCTCCCCTGCCTAAACATTcggaacatatttttcaaaatatgactaCCCATATTTGGAGAATCAAAAACCTCAATCAATGGAAAAAAGCTATGGATATTGAGagaatatatctattttttgtctgattttatttcttaaaatattgtttgaaataataaattagcataCTTAGCCATCGAGCTTTTAAAATTGAGTCTTAGTAATCAGGtaatcagatcaaaagttattcagggtgttaattttttctttagtgcAATGAAACTTCTGAAGCAAAGTCAACGGTTGTTTCTTACAATTTACTCCACTTTATAAATAGGTATTCTTCATATAAATTAGTCTCTGGATCTTAAATAGGAGATACGCGAAACTTCAATATGAACTACACGATATGGttgtaaattaatgtttcataTATCAACTTAAAAGTCATTTATTAGTTCCCTAAATCATTTTTCATGCAGTTGTGTGTTCTTTAGCTTTGTAGCTAATTATCATTGCACAATTTGTATTCtcagtttttcttcaaaattatgtataacGTATTCGTAAGAATATGCATTGATAATCCTTGATATAGTGGTATTTTGAAACTCATTTATAGTTCGTTTACCAGGAGGTAGCACTTGGCTCCGctttcatcacgtggtatcctaCGATactatttctctatttttcggagaaggatgtgaacaaatctgaacaaggttgctatttggtgATCGTatgtcaaaaacatttattttgcaattttcatgTGCATTTTTTAGcactaaatatttcataaatttaatgacatttctttcttttgagtgaatagtatgacctttttgaaacattttgctgcaatatatttaattagctagagtaacAAAAGCTaaaatagcagatgataaagcgaagaaTTCACTGTTAACGTTTGGCGAGCagtaagggttgtctcaatttcaggcGCGGGGAcgtttctcccaatactcccAGTCCATAAACGAACTCgtcgtccgaggaggtggagtcAAGTGCCAACTCCCGATGAACGAACTATAGCTGTGCCCTCAGTTTTTTTCTAAGGCTTAATGTATTCGTCAGAACATTCGTTTTAGTCTGTTGttctttatttagtaaattaaaatgcatttcgtgagccctttcaaaatttaaaacttgtttaggACATTTCAACCGTCtcattatacataaaattaccattcattaaagcatttcttaactttaaattgttttttgtacaGAGATTTTATCACTCGTTCCATTTGAAAAGTTACGTTCCTTTgtttagatgaaataaaatattatttattccatacaaaaatgcaggattttttttaaaacagtcaaATTTATCATGTCATTCATTAATTAATCGAATTttgataagaataatttaaataatttaaaattgccctgaaaaaagttaattatattcaaaagtagAGTGTATAAAGTTTAAAGAACTTTCTACGTGGATATAAAACGAGGTACAACTAAGAAAATTCTATTCATATGAGCCACATAGGTAGCACAACTAAGGgcaaacttatttttagaatgaCGATCTCTTTTAGAGGGGCAGACACGTAAAATGGTCATTAACTTCCTTATAAGAGCCTacttaaaggaaaattaatggTATAAAAATGAGCTTAATCTAAAAGGAAACATTCTGAACTTcgttgaaattcaaaataaaactgcatATTGTGTTGTGATAATTGGATGGATTTTCAACAAATGTTCCTTAAACGCTTTAAATACAAcagttcataaatattaatagttttctgaatattcttttctgaaagtgattattttttctattaaagcagttttaaaagttgtttttcgcAGATTTCTTTTCAACGTCATTTGTtagtttctttccttttattttcatagaaataatgcagaaaaaataaacacaagtatttagattttaaaaaaagcggactctgtttatatttgcttttttcacAGCTAGTTTACTATTATTACAAAACATCAAATCCTTAGTCTCGTTTTAAGTTTCTCCCCACGGAAACAAAAGCTCAAGTAAATAAATGCTAACATTCAAATTATTTGGTATTCAGATTAATGAGGTGAAAATCAGATTAATGACAATTTTGTGAAAGTGTGAATAATTGTTGcaacaatgtaaatatttaaaatatatttgtaattttttaaatgttgtgaaaattgcactaaagattatattttttaaaaactctgtaATTTGTTGAATACTGTTGcagtaatgatttaaaaattttaattttttgatttaagacatttataaataattgtaaatcttGAATTTggaacagtaaaaattacttgcaaatactttaattataataactgtCATCCTgtcatttaagatatttatatttatttgaaattccttaatttaagacagtaatataattaatttttataataactataaaaatttgcaataactataatatttaaatttcagatattttaaggGAATTCATCAAATTAACTATTTCCAATTAATGGTAATTATTTCGTTTTGGTATTATATGTTAGCTTGCTACATATATAAGCAATACTATTAACACTAATAACTATTACTAATATTAATGctaatattaatactaatatactaattactaatattaataCCAATATTAACAACTTAAGACGTCAAAACACaacataatgcaaaaataatgtagaaatgtagtaaaattactAACATTTCTTGAATTACTTCCTTTCTTGAAAATAACTGTAATCCATTAATTTAAGACATTTACATCTATTCGCAAATCCTCAgtttaagacattttatttaattaatggtaatttttataataactccaatatttcaatttcagacatttaaaaggaattcatcaaattaaacatttacaatgAATAGTAATTATTTACCAGTGCTATATATAAGCAATGCTATCATTAACTTGATGCATTAAAACCCaacagacaaaaaaatataatgactatctataaaactatataaatttttttggttattgCATTTACAAGCAAATGTATCATTAATTTaacacattattaaaacacggaaaaaaatacataatgacTGTTTATTAAACCACCTCAGTTTTGATGAAGTAACTGTTTTAGAAAATCCAGACAAATCCGCctgaatgaggaaaaaaaaatattttagtcgatctttttttttaaaaaaaagtgttgtgAAAAAGTATTTGTTATAGAAACTtcagattaaaagtttttcaatgtGTAGCTtcttgttaaatatttgttgaaaaattgacgaaaaaaaaagaagtttgttCGACATATTCCTCCGAGACAGTTTAGTAGATTAGTGTAAGTCGCTGCAGATTAATCAAGTTTCCACTCCGAGATTGATATTTGAGTTGTGGCTCTCATGggcaaacatgaaaaaaatctgGAGATTAAAACTTTTTGGAAGTGTAAGTAGATGCGACGACAATAAAAGGTTTTATTGTCTGCGGCATtcaagtaaggaaaaaaaaattaatctattaaGTTACtggtaataaattttgcttttaaagtgATAGGAAATAGTCGGaattctatttaacgaagtcgttAAATagcgataataagttcgttatatggaaaattcgttaaatagaaaatcaccttttgaaatacttaaacaacacaaaacaggcttcaaattcataaacactaaacataattaaaatagcaactTATACACTtatatcttgtaaactagtatctactatttattttataaatcttaaccatataAACGAAAtcctgcatggaaagcaagaatagtgCAAAACGTTATCTAGTGTTACACTATTATGATGCATACATTTTCAACCAAATAAGgctaaatttatgaataaaattatagttgcatttattataacagttattttaagCATACATTTCCACttgcgttcttaagtttaagGGCTACAGATAATATCAATCAATTTTGTCAgagttttttgtttgaaatgcaaacaaataaggaacgggattttactgctttcttcAAAAGTTAAGTTGctttgaaaatcaattcaaggtcacttcccccataaaatgagttaacaagtttgaaatgttctgaaatatttcaggAAATAGGGaatggatctcaaagaaaagttcgttaaatagaaaattcacttagctatttggaagttattttgcgaagaaatttgcaaaatgttCTTAGTTCCtagaaaaaattcgcaaaatagaaaaattcgcaaaatggaagttcgttaagtAGAAGTCCGAGTGTATTTTATACTACGTTAAACTCAGttgaatttaaagaagaataGTAAAACATCTATTTCATTGTAGAGTTTCAATCAGAGAAAATGTGTTTGGAGTATtataaacatgtaattttaaagcattgcGAGTTTTGAGCTCCTAGCACTTTAAACGACTACTGAATGTAGACAAAAGGAAAACAGAAGATTTTTCAGTTCTTTATAGGAGTGTAttgtaccattttttttctaactagtaaaataaatgttacaatcCATTTCTATAGAAAGGGAGTGGAGGGAATTAAAGGAATTTCCCAAATATTTAATCTGGTTTCTGAATAACGCAATCATGgtgttacaattaaaaaaaatattagtatcttgatgttaaatatttaaaataaaagaatgaaatctaatattcttataattaaactaTATGCAATTGTGAGTACTATTTCATTTCCGTAGGCTGTAAAAATAACaccaaaatattattgatgCTAGTTAAAGCTTaattaatactgtttttttttaactttataaccGGTGCTGAACATCCAACCCAATTCTAAGTATACAATGAAtgtccaactccgtagccttgagcTTTACagcccaatccaaaagacaagggaactaccgtatcgagtattgggagaaattaccCTTCTTGGAGGAATTTTTGTTGGAATGAATCCACTATTGCGTTACATAAAgaagaaaactacgaaaatcttTCACACTTGGCTTGACGGCGAAGgtactttaacccatgatccgtctgtcACTGAAGATACTTTGCGTCATAACAGTGGCCGGTGCGCAGTTCATATCGATCAGCCTTAattaatagtgtttttttttaataacagccATTGGACAGCTaacccaattttaggtttacgactactaatgccttgtaattttgaacctaattcataagacaaggaaactcgtggatcaagtatcggggtATATTTGCCTtcggggaggactttttgatggaacctgtatttgcgttacatggagagaaaaaccacgacaACTCTAGAtatgactgcaaggggactccaaccaATGATCTGCCTAATACTGAggttattttatgtcagcactgtcaTCCATACTTGTCGGATCTAGAATTCGTTTCAACttaccatcgctgggattcgaacccaggacacCTCATTTGAAAGTCAACGCTCTGCCTCCTGAACCTCCAAAGCTCTAATTAATAGTGGTTATAGGTATTACCGTCATTGTGGTTTTAGTTACGTAATATACTAATATACAATGTACTAGGATTATAGGTGTTTTTACGGCACACTGAAACtggaatattacaaaaatatttatataaaaaaaaagagtttctaGAAGGCATTGATTTCATAcgcttagaattttttttttgaaagataataatCTCCGCCCGCCAACTCCCATCATTGCTTTGTATTAAtcattgtctattttttttaagcgaaaacATTTCCTACAAAAAAAGTGAGCATTTTGAAAATCACGCTAAAAGTTGAACCTTGTAACAAATGAAGTTAGttaactactttaaaatattgagttgctgtatgaatacaaaaatatttgttctattttatttggcatttcttaataAAAGCAGGCTATCAATTCTTTTTAGACGCAAAAAGGGAGAttcttaatttaagtaaaaaaggaaatattcaaAACGAAATTTCTTTGCTGAAAAGAAATACTAANACAAATTTcctcatattaaataaatactgcttttaaaagctaaaattctGTAACACTTCaccaagaagaaaaataaaaatgaattttaaattattgaataatctCTAATAAATAGTTTAGCGCAACAACTTGATATAGACTATATTGCTATAATATATACAACAGTATatactttaaactttaataaaatcgaACACaacttgaaaatcaaaatttgacactataaaaacattttcatcaaaACACTAAATCAGATTGGAATTCTTGtcttattaaaactatttgatgTAGACGCTACCCACTATGTTCTCTATTTATAGCAAGGTTTGTAAGATAAAGTATTTTGCTTttgctttctttgaaaaaaaataaatttaagtttgataaaattattccgTACAAAGAAAATTAGTTCATAGTAATTACAAGACTTGTCAGATAGCAAGGTTAATTTGcgtaaaaatagaatatttttataaattggttAGCCTCTCCATTATtcgaaatacttttttgttatgcTTTTTTACACTCTTTTTAATCAtcttaaactttaaagaaaacgaTACTTGCAGTTTATGGCTCCAGCGTATGctatattatgtattttcaatttttttttaatttcattgcgtttacagattttaaaattatgatttacaacaaagatatatatatatatatatatattctatggTGGAaaattctatgttggggtaccttttcatagatgacgttTGACATGGTCAAAAACTCCtcctccccacattggtgaaccggacgtgatgtgaacatgcctaccgtggcagtaacgcccacttcgatatgaacacgcctacATCGACAGTAACGCATACTTCGTTGgctggtccacattgaacacttgacttgctacttgtgattGCAACATCATCCACCTCCTAGCGCTGTTGCTGCTCAGTTTCAGTCACATTCAACGTATGCACTCGAcagctaaaggcaacacaggagtgaCTACGACAGTGAAGTTAATATACCTCTCAcattaagcactcaaaaaagtacggtgatcttaatacagctcacCCGGCGTCGCACAAAAGCAACAATGATTCAgctagtggtatccattcatcgaattctatcacagctaaaattctggtgggggagtactgtagcgtagAGTGCCTAGAGTAAAAGAGTGTGGACAAGGGAGAAACGATTCCTGATTGGTGGAAGGAAAAATTTTACGGCCGGAGGCGAGAGTGGAAAATTCGCCATTGGAATTACACGGAGTGAAAATTATCTGACTCAAAAAATGTATGTTCTGtattaataaatgcatgtaataagttcattacttactttttttcaataagaaactACACAGTTacagtaaatgttaaaattatggttGAAAATTTGGATAGTTGTTAGTTATTCGAATTTATCCTTATTATCATTTACTTGTGTGCatataaagttatgtttatcTCATTGTAAAGAGAACAAGGTGATGAAATAACTAATAGTTAGATAATAATAAacgtatttacttttaatacacataatttctatctaaattacttataaattttaagatttcagcatctttttatcaaaacttcagAAGTGCAGAGTTAGGCGATATTACTTTGACATGTTGGCACGTTACAATGTTCGCATTACAATGTTACAATGCGCGTTACAAAGtagcatttgtttacttttcgtTACCAACTGTATAAAATgctagtttgttttaaatttcaactaattatggaaatttttgtttacaatttgttgaaataaacaaTACCTTTTCAGGTGAATATGcgataattttttcctgaaaaagtaataaataataataaattatatcatttgttttattgattattatttctgaaataaatggcataatcattattaatttaaggcATTTAT
Encoded here:
- the LOC122268829 gene encoding uncharacterized protein, which translates into the protein MSPKKCEIPGSTREKIISLRELGKSYRDIGKKLKLSFSTVRSIIKKVEETGSTKNKPRSGGPVKVNDRERRHVVKMALRNPTQSARNLANDFASTSGKSVTPQTIRNVLHMSGLRGRRPRKKPFISEVXPFGISLAAKLVPKDLNFIQKRDRIDVSKHMICETESDPTFIKRIITGDETWVYEYDTQSRYQASEWRSSNGNGVHQCKNHRKH